The genomic DNA CCCATTTTGGCAACGGCCCCGGCGGCAAAAGGCGGCGCGGCAACGGCCCCGGCGGCCCCGGCGGCGCGGAAACGGGCGGGGCGGCAAAGCCGGGGTGGAGTGGCCGCGGCCGCAACGGCACGGTGGCAACGGGCGGCGCGACAAGAGGCGGCGCGGCAACGGGCGGGGCGGCAAAGCCGCGGTGGAGCGGGCGGGGAGGCAACGAGTGGTGGCGGGGGTGGCACCGAGTGGAGGCGCGAGGGGCGGGATCCAAACCCGCCCGGGCAGGTGGCTACGGCTCGGGCTAGCCTGGGGGCCTGTTCCGGTCCCCTCCCCTGACGAGGTCGCGTCATGCCGCAGCTGCGCTCCCGCACCACCACCCAAGGTCGCAACATGGCCGGCGCCCGCGCCCTGTGGCGCGCGACCGGCATGGGCGAGGACGACTTCGACAAGCCGATCATCGCCGTCGTCAACAGCTACACCCAGTTCGTCCCGGGCCACGTGCACCTCAAGGACATGGGCGCCATCGTCTCCGAGGCCATCGCGGCGGCCGGCGGCGTGGGCCGCGAGTTCGACACGATCGCCATCGACGACGGCATCGCGATGGGCCACGACGGGATGCTCTACAGCCTGCCGAGCCGCGAGATCATCGCGGACAGCGTCGAATACATGGTCAACGCCCACCAGGCCGACGCCCTGGTCTGCATCTCCAACTGCGACAAGATCACGCCCGGAATGCTGCTCGCCGCGCTGCGCCTCAACATCCCCGCGGTCTTCGTCTCCGGCGGCCCCATGGAGGCCGGCAAGGCCGTCATCACCGACGGCGTCGCCAGCAAGCCGACCCGCCTCGACCTCATCGACGCGATGATCCAGGCCGTCGACAAGAACGTCTCCGACGCCACCATCGAGACGGTCGAGCGCTCGGCCTGCCCGACCTGTGGGTCCTGTTCGGGCATGTTCACCGCCAACTCGATGAACTGCCTCGTCGAAGTCATCGGCCTTGGCCTGCCGGGCAATGGCTCGACCCTTGCGACCTCCGCGGCCCGCCGGGGACTGTTCGAGCGGGCCGGCGCCCTCGCCGTGGACCTGTGCCGCCGCTACTACGACGAGGACGACGCCTCGGCCCTGCCCCGGGCGATCGCGAGCAAGGCCGCCTTCGAGAACGCCATGCGCGTCGACTGCGCGATGGGCGGCTCGACCAACACGGTGCTGCACCTGCTGGCCGCCGCCCAGGAGGCCGGCGTCGACTTCAACCAGACGGACATCGACGCCCTCTCCCGGCGTACGCCGTGCTTGTGCAAAGTCGCGCCCAACACCCACGACTACTACATGGAAGACGTCCACCGCGCCGGCGGGATCGTCGCCATCATGGGCGAGCTGGCGCGCGGCGGTATGCTCGACGAGTCCGTCCACGCGGTGCACGCGCGATCGCTGCGGGAATGGCTGGCCGAGTGGGACGTGCGAGGCGGTACGCCGAGCGCCGCGGCACTCGAGCTCTACCGGGCCGCCCCGGGCGGCGTACGGACCACCGAGCCGTTCTCCTCCACCAACCGCTGGGAGTCCCTGGACACCGACGCCGCGAACGGCTGCATCCGCGACGTCGAGCACGCCTACACGGCGGAGGGCGGCCTGGCGATCCTGCACGGCAACCTGGCCCCCGACGGCTGCGTGGTCAAGACGGCCGGCGTCCCCGAGCACCAGTGGACCTTCTCCGGTCCCGCCAAGGTCGCCGAGTCCCAGGACGAGGCCGTGGACATGATCCTCGGCGGCAAGATCGTGGCCGGCGACGTCGTCGTCGTGCGCTACGAGGGCCCCAAGGGCGGCCCGGGCATGCAGGAGATGCTGTACCCGACCAGCTACCTCAAGGGCGTCGGTCTCGGGCCGCAGTGCGCGCTCATCACCGACGGCCGCTTCTCCGGGGGATCCTCCGGCCTTTCTGTCGGACACGTCTCCCCCGAGGCCGCGTCGGGTGGCGCCATCGGGCTCGTCCGCGACGGCGACGTCATCTCCTTCGACATCCCGAACCGCACCGTGCGGGTCGAGGTGTCCGACGAGGAGTTGGCCCGCCGCCGCGCCGAACAGGACGCCACGGGCTGGCGCCCGGCTCAGCGCGATCGGAAGGTGTCGGCCGCGCTGCGGATCTTCGCCCAATACGCTCAGTCGGCGGACAAGGGCGCCGCCCGGCTGGTGCCCTGACCCGCCCGCTCAGCTACTTCTGCCAGACCACCGGCGCCTTGTAGTAGTCGCTGGTGCTGTCGCCCTCGTAGCGGGCCCCCGTGACCGCCTCGCCCTTGGTCGCGGCGATCGTGCAGGGCTTCGACTTCTCGCCCACCTCGCGGATCTTGAACGAGGTGCACTGCACTTGTCGAACCCGCCGAAGGCCGACACCCAGCCGGCCTTGCGACCGTCGGCGACCACGCCGGATAACGACAGGCTGGGTGACCCGTAGGGGCTGCCCTCCCAGTAGACGATCTCGTTGGTCGACTCGATGTACCACGGGGTCACGCCGACAAATTCGTCCTTGTTCTTGAAGGTGGCGAAGTCCGCGTTGGTGCCCTGCCTGATGTCGGTCACGGTCACCTTGTAGATGGCCTTGGTGTAGTACTTGTCGCCCTTCTTGCCGGACTCCGCGACCAGGGTCGCCGGCTGGCCCACCCTGAGCGCGGTGCCGGGCGCGGTGATCGCGGCCTTGGGGTCGCCCAGCGTGATCGGCGCGGTGGGGTCGACGCTGGTGGACTTGGACGACGAGGAAGCCGAGGAAGGCGAGGAAGGCGAGGAAGGCGAGGATGACGAGCTGCCGTCGCCCGAGGAGCCGGTGCCGACCGGCAGGGTGGCGCTGGTGTTGCCCGATCCGCCGCACGCGGACAGGGCCAAGGCGGCGGCCGCGATGGCGATGGGCGCGGCGGTGCGAGGACGTACTGCTGACATGACTTCCCCCTCCGAGAAGCTCCCTTACCCTGGCGCGCCGGAGCGACCCGACGCTGGGAGCACTCCACCGTAACGGGTGGGCGCTGTTTCTCTCAGTCTCCTGACGGCAACCTGAGCAGCATCGGGACGTCGCCACGACACCCCCGGCCGGTGCCAGGACCGGCAGCGAACGCGGTTACGGCAGGTGGACGGCGTCCGGGTGCTCGGCCAGGTACTGGCGGATGATGCTGGCCACGTCCGGATCCGGCGCCAGGCCGAGCGCAGCCGCCCTGGCGTTGTCGAACCGCGCCGGCCAGGAGGCCACGATCGCCTCTATCCGCGGATCCGGCTCGGGCCGGACGAGCGCCGCCGCGGCCTCGCCGCCGACGGCGCGCAGGGCCGCAATCATCTCGCCGACGGTGACCGTGAGCGCCGGAAGGTTGACGGGCAGGCGGCCAACGACCGGGCCCTCCGCGAGGGCGAGCAACCCCGCGACGGCCCGTCCGGGGGAGGCGATCGCCAACCGTACGTCGGGGCCCACCGGGCACGGCGCCACCACGCCGGCCAGCGGCTCGCGGATGATGCCCGAGACGAAGCTGGAGGCCGCGGCGTTCGGCCGGCCGGGGCGCACCGCGACCGTCATGAGTCGGGCGATCCGCCCGTCGACGTGACCCCGGCGGGTGTAGTCGGCGATGAGCTGCTCGCAGGCGAACTTCTGCGCCCCGTAGCTCGACTGGGGCGTGGGCAGCGTCGCCTCCGAGACGACCTCCGGCAGGGGCAACGCCGGGACCGACCCGTATACGGCCACCGACGAGGAGAACACCAGCGTCGTCAGCGGGCCGCCCGCGGCGTGCTGGCGACGCGCGGCGTCCAGCGCCGCCCGGGGGGCGTCCAGGTTGACGCGCAGACCCAGGTCGAGGTCGCGTTCGCACTCGGCCGAGACGGCCGACGCGAGGTGGAAGACGGCGTCCACGGGCTCGGCGAATAGCTCCGGCAGGGTGTCCGCGAGATCGCCGGGCACGGTGCGCACGCCGGGCATCCCCGCAAACGGGTGGCCCTCCGGTTCGACCAGATCGGCCAGGACCAGCCGCTCGATCGTCCGGCCGGACAGGTGGCCCCGGGCCACCAGCTCTCGGGCGAGCCGGGTGCCGATGAACCCATGGCCGCCGGTGATCACGATGCGCATCGTCAGGTCCTTTCGGTGGGGTGGGCGGCTCGCCTGCTACGCCGAGAGGGTACGCACCACTTCGGCCAGCGACGTGGGACCGCCGA from Austwickia sp. includes the following:
- the ilvD gene encoding dihydroxy-acid dehydratase, with the protein product MPQLRSRTTTQGRNMAGARALWRATGMGEDDFDKPIIAVVNSYTQFVPGHVHLKDMGAIVSEAIAAAGGVGREFDTIAIDDGIAMGHDGMLYSLPSREIIADSVEYMVNAHQADALVCISNCDKITPGMLLAALRLNIPAVFVSGGPMEAGKAVITDGVASKPTRLDLIDAMIQAVDKNVSDATIETVERSACPTCGSCSGMFTANSMNCLVEVIGLGLPGNGSTLATSAARRGLFERAGALAVDLCRRYYDEDDASALPRAIASKAAFENAMRVDCAMGGSTNTVLHLLAAAQEAGVDFNQTDIDALSRRTPCLCKVAPNTHDYYMEDVHRAGGIVAIMGELARGGMLDESVHAVHARSLREWLAEWDVRGGTPSAAALELYRAAPGGVRTTEPFSSTNRWESLDTDAANGCIRDVEHAYTAEGGLAILHGNLAPDGCVVKTAGVPEHQWTFSGPAKVAESQDEAVDMILGGKIVAGDVVVVRYEGPKGGPGMQEMLYPTSYLKGVGLGPQCALITDGRFSGGSSGLSVGHVSPEAASGGAIGLVRDGDVISFDIPNRTVRVEVSDEELARRRAEQDATGWRPAQRDRKVSAALRIFAQYAQSADKGAARLVP
- a CDS encoding NAD-dependent epimerase/dehydratase family protein — protein: MRIVITGGHGFIGTRLARELVARGHLSGRTIERLVLADLVEPEGHPFAGMPGVRTVPGDLADTLPELFAEPVDAVFHLASAVSAECERDLDLGLRVNLDAPRAALDAARRQHAAGGPLTTLVFSSSVAVYGSVPALPLPEVVSEATLPTPQSSYGAQKFACEQLIADYTRRGHVDGRIARLMTVAVRPGRPNAAASSFVSGIIREPLAGVVAPCPVGPDVRLAIASPGRAVAGLLALAEGPVVGRLPVNLPALTVTVGEMIAALRAVGGEAAAALVRPEPDPRIEAIVASWPARFDNARAAALGLAPDPDVASIIRQYLAEHPDAVHLP